The Ziziphus jujuba cultivar Dongzao chromosome 1, ASM3175591v1 genome segment CATTCCATATATATTCTTCAGGATATCTACGAGGTCCTAGCTCCAACCCATATGTGAAATTTCCAGGACATGGATCCTCTGGATTCCTCCATGCTGACAGGCCCCTTTTAAGTCCTGTTCTCAAGTCCCATCCCAACTTCATTTCAGGTAAGAGTGTATCAGAAGGATAGTCGAAGCTTTGCCAAAAATAGGATCCTGCATCAGCATTTTTCTCATCTCTTAGGACTAGATTTCCAGAGTCTAGTATCTGTACCAATGGATTCTGGGCTTGTTTCGGTGAGCTCGTCCACCAAACCACACTCCTATTCTGACCCAGAAGAACAAGATTTCCTGTGCTGTTTATGGTCAACAAACCAGATGAATCCTCAATTGGATTGCATCTGTTTGCAACCCAAACAACTGTTCTAACTGGCATGAGCTTCTTGTACCAAATTCCCAAGTAACGATTCTTGGAAGAACCTGGGCTAAAGAAACCCACCTCAAAGTTCCCTTCTTTTGAAACCAAGGTTTTGCCATCGCTAATAGATTGTAACGGACGAATACTATCAGCTGCCAATGAAAAAGTAAAGCAAATGAGCAAATTAACagtgaaaaacataaaagaagGAACCTCCATTGATTTCTACTTGAAGAAACTTTCTCTGCTTACTGGTTCCAATTTAAAGATATAGACCCCCTTTGTGATTGGGCATTGAGAAGGGacccataaaataaaagttattgaTAAGCATCCAGGTTTTTCAAATGGTGGAATTTTCCCACCTTCACTGCTACAACTAAATTTgcatacataattaatttgcGAAAAGGGATCTTTCCATCACTAGTGCTCTATGGCCAACTGTCTCGAAAAGAGTTGAATCAAGTGGCCAATTTTTGACATCCATTTCAATCATttatttctctcaaaatttACTGCTAACAATACTTTTCAAGAAATGGCACAACCATGATTGGATTGCTTTGTCTGAGGTTATAAATATCCTTAAAGAGAAGGAGAATGACAGCTAACCCTAAGCATGTTCCTTGGTGGGGTTTCGTCTATAAATTATTGACAGCTAACCCCCACACAACGGGGCTTTCATTTTACGGTACAGACGACTTAGGAGGCGACTAAACCATTATAGATCATCaatctatttctttttatacaaaattatattacaaaatattatAAGGAGAATGCATTTACTGAAAATTACAAGTCATAAAATGAGAAATcttatttgttgaaaaaagaaatggaCTCAACTTGCTTTTAAGAACATTTGAGgatccaaatatttttttacagttTGTCTACTAAggtaaggaaaaaaataattaacttaataaataaataagaacataAATTGATGAACTTACTGGAGACGTATTCTTGAGCATTTTCCGTTTTTGAGGGGATTTTCAGACTGGAGGGCGACAAACAGAGACTGAGAGTTTGAATATGGAGAAGGAAGCTCAGAGTCCGGAGCGTagtcaaaattttgttttgctttattAATGTGCAGATGGCATTATTTTATTGTGCCACATTCCttagttaaaattatttttatttttttatttttattttttattattttatttattattattattatttttttttttacttccatCCACAGCCACGTTGCAACTTGTGCAGGGACGGATACAAATCTTCTGTATCCAAAATTCTGTTCTCAAttctattttattaataaaaaattaacattttatttaaaatattattatatattttattctgtTTTCATGCTATTTACCGTTAAATTATACTAAAAAAGTTTTATCCAACTGGatccattttattaaaatttaaaaataaaatatttttcttttttttttccttttccttctataattttttttcttttcttttgtgttccttttttttttttttttggtttcttgtgCCATTCTTGCGGTTCTTCTACCTTTCAACTAtaacttgtatattttttaattatcattatacCAATCGTGttctactaattaaagtttcaaaaaaatcctaaatcattcttcttcttttttattttttatttttatatttattatgcaATCCCCTACCAGTCTTCACTCTTTGATCCCGTaactgttatattttttttaattattattttttttttctaccatgTGGCAGCAGCAGCCATTAAggcttctttctctatttttctttctaccagGCACTGCAGCAATTTCTTTctgttatgttatatataaaaaaaatcaatttataattttaacaaaacaCATCTATcatcaaatataaaagaatactttattcatcaaatatatatatatataaatattatttttaactctaaataaatgtaataaatatttctaaagTGCATTGAATAGTAAAAACaaatgatataaaacttattctcaatagtaaaaacaaataatataaaacttattCTCAATGTTTCTATATCCCTATGTCAAACTTCTATATACTTTCGTTATTATCAATGATATAATTGTCATTGAATCCAAAACATTGGTGTTCTTGGTGGATTGCATGCACCTATAAAAGGACACACAAATACATGTCATTTCCTATAAAAATAACgcaaactttaaaataaaaaataaaaaaacacatatatatatatatatatatatatatatttaataatcttTTGAAATACCTGTTCTAATAAATTCAACATATTTGTATTCTAAATCCAATTTGTTGAAGCAACGTGACTACGAACctagtatatataatattttaatacatatatatatatatataaaaaacaagaaaataaaataatattaaaaaattttaccataaaaaaaataaagcatgaACCATAAAGatgaaatgtaattaaaaatatagtattaCTTAATCACTATGGTATCCAGGCGCTATGTTGAATGGCAAGTTTAATAGATCTTGACTATTAAAATTAGAAGAAACCTGCAAGTGAAAATATATGCaagtatattaaatattaatataaataacacagataaaattttggttaataataattataactgCATTGACTGGAATATTGAAATAACTAAGTTTGTTGAATTGAATGTGAATTCTTACATCATTATGTGCTATTTCACTAGCATGTGACTGTTGCTGAGGTGGTTCTCCAAGTgcaacatttttcttctttcgcACCCTTTCAAGAGCATTTTTTGGCCTTGTAGATTTTCTACAtactctttctttatttttaattcctttaatcTTCTCACTAGCACTTGGTACGCTTGTACTCTCTGTGATTTAGAAATGGATTTTCCAATATTATTGTCTTTTAAATATGCATCCACATATTCTAAAATCTTAGCAAGAGCAGTTCttgcaattttatatatttcttctgTTTCTGCTGCCTTCGTTGCCACTTGAGTTTGCAATCTACACAGGTCCTTATAACATCTTGCCAAACTTACTTTAGGGTcttcatttattgtatttgcAAATGCAAATTTAGAATTTCCCAACTTTGCAGATTTTGTCCATTGTTTCATTATATATTGTATAGGAATTTTCTTTATATCCTTTGAAGAAAGAACTTTAAGAACATGGGAGCACAAAATTCCTGTAAACTTAAACTTTCTACAACTACAAATCACTGTGTTATCAGAAAAATCATATCTAACAATCTGctgaaattgttttttatgattGGTAAGTTTGTACTCCGTCACTGTCCCAATATGATCAAATATTTGCATAGCACAATCATAAGCCTTACATAACTCATCTTGGAACACCTTAAATACTGTTTGGGTGTAAATACTTACTGCATCTTTTAGAATTTCAACTGGAAATGATAACGATGGAGTACTTTGAGTCGCTTTGAAATCAACCTTTAGTTCTTCATAACGACGATCTTCAATTAACCTCTGAAAATGCTCAAAGAACCTCAATAAATTGTGTTGATAGTTGACATAATTTTTAATCACATTATTCATACTCGCACTCCGTTAAGTAGTAGTCATAACTGCACAAAAAGTCTCTCTGCCATAAACCAATGcccatttctttctcaaatcaaaCATTCGTAATAAGCCAATCATTATCTTTAAGATCATATTTCTCAAGCATTGCATTCCAAGCTAGAAAAAATTCTTGTTTATCTTCATAATCATATATACAGCTGCTAAAATCTTTGGCAAACTCTCGAAATTTGGCAAAAGCTCCACTAAGATGTTTTGCTGCATTTTGATACAAGTGCCATATACATAACTGATTACATGTTTCTGGCCATTGAGAAGTTAATGCTTTTGCCATTGCTGGATCTTGGTCAGTAAgaataatttttggttttttacctAACATTCCTTTTACAAAAGTATCAAACAACCAGATAAATATTTCAGCACTTTCATCATATAATAATGCAattccaaatatagtagttTGCTTATGGTGGTTCACCCCTAGAAACATAGCCAAAGATCGACCACTTTGATCTTTCCTATAAGTTGTATCAAAGCTAACTGCATCACCAAAATGAGAGTACTCAATCATCATTTTTGCATCTACCTAGAAAATATTACTTATTAAATCATCTTGATCCACTTGTATTGCATTAAAAAAGTAAAGATCTTCCAATTGCATAGATTGTAAGTATTCCAAAACACCACCTGTCTTTCCTACCTTCATTTGAATTGTTCTTTTCGTTTTCACGTAATTCTTGTAATCATCATGAATAAATCCAAGATTTTCATACCCACCTACTCGCttagccattaactccaaactTGCTTTAGGAGCAATTCCTGAACTATTATCTATATCTATTTCAGCTGCTTGGACAAAAGTTAACTTCCTCTGAGACCTATGCAAATGACTTTTACTGGGAGTTGATGTCACATGTGTATGTTGGGCAATGAAATCGGTAATATGATATTTACCAGTctgattcaaatttattttcattctagctAACCAACCAAATCTTGTTTCAGCACGATGAGATTTAACATTAATATTTCGTTTATCCTTTTCTCGAAAGCCTTCACAACAATGATAAAAAGTTCTATTTGTCATCTTTCCACTTTGATCTTTATGTCCCTTACTCCTTCGCATGCCAAAACCAACCTTGTAAGCATAAGCATTATAAAAGTTATAAGCTTCATCTTCACTTTTAAATTCTATTCCAACTTTTGGTATCATTTCATCCAAAATTTTAGAATGAATcgcttctattttttcttggcCAGTTATGTTTCCttcatattttttatcttcatcttccaatgatatattaatatctttaccCACATAACTATCATTATCCATGATCTTTAGCACTatagttaaatattataaagaaaaaaaattaaaattataaaaattaaagataacggtataaatatatatatatatatatatatgacaagcttaatcatattaaaagaaaatataatatcaaagcaaaataaaaaaagaataatatctTAAGCctagaatattttaatttattataaaatattagaatataacAAGAatgcaatatcatattttaaatcCTCTGATGGATACATTACCAAATGAAACACATAAATGAAaaggttaaattttatatgtttttttctatggtttagattaaatattatataaataaaattgaaatcaatattgaatataataattacataaatttaCTCAAGCAAATAATCAAGAATGTTGATATAGAAAGCAATAATCACTTATCGAAGACTACCAATGAAGtttctaatttacaataaagaaggtaccttttttttttttttccccaagaaTGATAGGTATGATTTGATGGTTGCTGCAGTGCCTCACGACAAAAAAAACTAGAGAAAGAAATTGCTGCAGTGCctggtagaaagaaaaatagaaaaagaagctTTAATGGTTGCTACGGCCGCAtggtagaaaaaaataatagtaattaaaaaaagtataatagtTACGAGATCAAAGAGTGAAAACTGACAGGGGGGATTgcacaacaaattaaaaataaaaaaaaatcagaaaaaaagaagaatgatttaaggtttttttgaaactttaatgAGGGGGACCCGAttggtataataataattaaaaaatatacaagttaTAGTTGAAGGGGAGAAGAACGGCAAGAATGGCACAagaaatcaaaaaaagaaaaaaagaaaaaaaaaacagaaaaagaatgataaaggattttgtttttaaattttaataaagtggGCCCAGTTGGAGTTTTGCAGTCACAAGAAAGCTTCTGTTAGTATAACTTAACAGTGAATAACGTAAAAACGGAAGAAAATATGTGATAACATTTCGGATGaggtattaaatttttattagtggGATAGAATTGGAAACAGAATTTTGGAGATAGAAGATCTGTATCCGACAGGGGACATAGCAAAAATTTTTCTTGCTGGTATCCTATTTTGTTTTATACATGGAACATGGAACAAGAGTTAGGATACCAATTTAGTTGTAGTTTCCCAagttataacttttttttaggGATATTATGAGTAAAAAAggaagattttgtttttttgcttatatatatatatagaataattattttattaagatacaatataaaaaagacaaccgaaataaaaaatgatcgatttatcttaattaatttaaactgtttgctaattttataaaattaaatattctgaCTGGATCAAATCTGTATATATAGAGTCAAATTTAACTCAACAGATGAACTTACTAattttatattagatttttttatcagcactttaatttttttttagcttagagtgtaaaaattaattaatacaaattttgtAAAGATCCAATAAATTAtaactatattttaatttttttattttttaatactattcaatgattaataaaaaaaaaatttgaaagtcaAGTGTTAATAGATATGAATAGAAGATTAttgacataataataataataataataataataataataataataacacaaaaacattaTTCCTCCAAACACCTATAAAAGTTCATGACTCCAGGTTCCACCTACATAAACACACAATTCCAACTACTTCTGTGTTTCTTCATGAATGCATTCCTTAATTTTATGGTTATTCCCAACTTTAGTAACAGATTTACAACTTCCGAgatttgttttttgggtaatgaCTTTCGACAGATTGAAATTGACTTACAAAATTGCTATCATTTATTAAGTATTGAACTTGGCTTACAACAAGCTTACTACGACCTAATTTGATACGCAATTCTCATAAAAGAATTCAAGTCAATGCCATTCCCATTCAGTCTCACCGATGCATAAAAGTTTCTTTTCCATAGCGTGCCGTCTCAAaatatttcccttttttttatgaCGCTTTGACCTGTCTATTTTCTGAATACCAGAACTGGTGGGtttcattaattatattaaataagctaatttatTAGTTTGAATTTGACATGTTGCCTGTGCTGGTCATCAAGCCAGACGTATCAGTGATTGCGTTGCATAGATTCGCAAACCAAACAACAGTACTTACTGGGAGGCTCTTGTACCAGATTCCCACGTAACCACCTGGAGTGAAGAAACCAAGCTCAAAGCTTCCTCCTTTTGAAACCATAGCTCTGTCTTCACTAAGAGATTGGTGTTGACGAACGATGCCAAGAGCCAGAGAAATAGTAAATAAGTGAAATAGAAAATTAGCCCCGacaaatataaaagaatgaATCACCATCGCTTCCCACGCGTTTTGCTCTTTGCTTTCTGCTTACAAATTAATGAAAACAGGGCCGTCCTAACCCTTGCTAAAGCCTAggcaaaaataacaataattttttaaaactaattttattattattattattatttttttgtttatctatttttatttttttattttaaaatacaaaactatCAATTAAATCTTTATATTCAagttttgatgataaaatatttttcaacttATAAACAAAAATGTAAAAGCACTAAAAGGGATTGATTAGTTCTACACTATGAacttccataaaataaaaaataaaaaataaaaacctatatTATGAACTACAACAAAAACTTATGAATAACTACAAACATGAATTCatgctaaaaaacaaaaataaaataaagaaggatACAAGAATGAACCAtggatataaatttattaaataaataataacaaagaagATCAAAGTAAATTTTAACAACTTTTAGACGTGAAATATAAGTACAAGaaagtaaaagaagaaaaaaaaaatcattaaaatgaaggtttttaatcttcttctttattattattcttttatagtTAAAGTTTGAgacaaatatagaaaataaagaatttagttgtttttttataaagagAATTTGATAGTTAGTTGATGctcttttctaaaaattaaaaatatatatatatatatatatttgtaacaaTTAAgctaaaaacaataaattaaaattaatgttaagttctaaaaaagtaaagaatttatttttacaaaaaaaaaaaaagttacttcATCTTATCtactaaataaaaaatggtaatatatatatatatatatttatgaagcaACATAtaatgtaacatcccgtcccgaaccatgtcagaatttttgcacgttgaccgaggttgacggttgactgttgactttgaccgttgaccgttgaccaaaggggtcaaaagttgactttttgatccggttggaattctaggttgaatgagataccgttacaaagtacacgttggcatgagttcgtagactggtagcacgttgaaaacggagctacggtttgaaagttatgagcaaaacaagttgaggtccaaactgtcaaaggggtgccggagttgactttttattcatacaaggttgagctttgactcatgcatggttgtgaagtgctcatcgatacgagtccgtagactagcggcacgttcaatttggacatgtgggttgaaagttatggatctgtagagtttttcaaatactgtattattttaatattatttttaaacgcgtaacgatgtaccacgtgtgactaaataagtgtgaccatgtgtcaccatgttgagaagccacat includes the following:
- the LOC125420732 gene encoding protein FAR1-RELATED SEQUENCE 5-like codes for the protein MDNDSYVGKDINISLEDEDKKYEGNITGQEKIEAIHSKILDEMIPKVGIEFKSEDEAYNFYNAYAYKVGFGMRRSKGHKDQSGKMTNRTFYHCCEGFREKDKRNINVKSHRAETRFGWLARMKINLNQTGKYHITDFIAQHTHVTSTPSKSHLHRSQRKLTFVQAAEIDIDNSSGIAPKASLELMAKRVGGYENLGFIHDDYKNYVKTKRTIQMKVDAKMMIEYSHFGDAVSFDTTYRKDQSGRSLAMFLGVNHHKQTTIFGIALLYDESAEIFIWLFDTFVKGMLGKKPKIILTDQDPAMAKALTSQWPETCNQLCIWHLYQNAAKHLSGAFAKFREFAKDFSSCIYDYEDKQEFFLAWNAMLEKYDLKDNDWLITNRLIEDRRYEELKVDFKATQSTPSLSFPVEILKDAVSIYTQTVFKVFQDELCKAYDCAMQIFDHIGTVTEYKLTNHKKQFQQIVRYDFSDNTVICSCRKFKFTGILCSHVLKVLSSKDIKKIPIQYIMKQWTKSAKLGNSKFAFANTINEDPKVSLARCYKDLCRLQTQVATKAAETEEIYKIARTALAKILEYVDAYLKDNNIGKSISKSQRVQAYQVLVRRLKELKIKKEYVENLQGQKMLLKGCERRKMLHLENHLSNSHMLVK